The DNA segment TGATCGACCGTGCTGTGGAGAACCTCAGTCACAAACTGGTCGAGGAGTTTGTGGTAGTGGCGTTGGTATGCGCAGCGTTTCTCTGGCACCTGCGCTCGTCGCTCGTGGCCATCGTGTCGCTGCCCGTGGGAATCCTGATTGCGCTGATCGTTATGCGTCATCAGGGTATCAACGCCAACATCATGTCGCTTGGCGGAATCGCTATTGCCATCGGTGCAATGGTGGACGCTGCCGTGGTCATGATCGAGAACGCCCACAAACGTGTAGAGGCCTGGCATGCCCAGCATCCTGGTCAACCTTTGCGGGGCGAAGCGCATTGGAACGTAATGACGGAGGCGGCCGTCGAGGTTGGACCAGCGCTGTTCTTCAGCCTCATGATCATCACGCTCTCGTTCATCCCGGTGTTCACGCTGCAAGCCCAGGAGGGCCGCCTCTTTGCCCCCCTGGCCTTTACCAAGACCTACGCGATGGCAGCGGCGGCTGCGCTATCGGTGACCCTGATACCGGTGCTGATGGGGTACTGGATCAGAGGGCCACTGCCTGCGGAACAGCGCAACCCGCTCAACCGGGGCCTCATCCGGCTGTATCGTCCGGCATTGGAGGTCGTCCTGCGCCGGCCCTTGCTTACCCTCGCTGGAGCATTGCTCATCCTGCTCAGCAGTCTGTGGCCCTTGAACCATCTGGGTGGCGAGTTTCTTCCCCCACTTGATGAAGGTGATCTGCTCTACATGCCTTCAGCCTTGCCTGGACTCTCCGCGCAGAAAGCTTCAGAGCTGTTGCAGCGAACGGATCGCTTGATTCGTACAGTCCCCGAGGTAGCCAGCGTCTTTGGTAAGGCCGGCCGCGCCGAATCGGCCACTGACCCTGCACCGCTTGAGATGTTCGAGACCACCGTGCGGCTCAAGCCCAAGAGTGAATGGCGTCCAGGTATGACCACTGAGAAGCTAATCGAAGAGCTTGACCGTATCGTGCGTGTGCCTGGGCTCACCAATATCTGGATTCCGCCTATCCGCAATCGGATTGACATGCTGGCCACCGGCATCAAGAGTCCGATCGGCGTCAAGGTTGCCGGCAGCGATCTGAACCAGATAGACCGGGCTACCCTTGCTGTGGAGCGGGCAGCGAAAAAGGTGCCTGGAGTGACTTCGGCCCTGGCAGAGCGTTTGACTGGCGGTCGCTACATTGATTTGGACATCGACCGCCATGCCGCTGCGCGTTATGGCCTGAACATTACCGACGTACAGGCTATTGTCGCCGGTGCCATAGGTGGCGAAACCATTGGGGAAACGGTTGAAGGGTTAGCTCGCTATCCCATTAGCGTGCGCTATCCACGTGAATGGCGTGATTCCGTGGAGGCGTTGCGTCAGCTGCCAATCTACACGTCGCAGGGGGGCCAGCTGACGCTTGGCACCGTGGCCCGCATACGTATTGCCGATGGCCCGCCCATGCTCAAGAGCGAAAATGCTCGCCCCTCGGGCTGGGTGTACGTCGATGTGCGCGGCAGAGACCTATCGTCTGTTGTGGCAGACCTGCGGCAGGTGATCGACACCGAGGTAAAGCTAGATCCGGGCATGAGCTTGAGTTACTCCGGGCAGTTCGAATATTTGGAGCGCGCTAACGCACGCCTGGCCTGGGTGGTGCCGGCGACGCTGGCCATCATCTTCGTGCTGCTCTACCTGACTTTTGGGCGCCTCGGTGAGGCGCTACTCATCATGGGCACGCTACCGTTCGCGCTAACCGGAGGCGTTTGGCTGCTGTACCTGCTGGGCTACAACCTGTCGGTGGCCACAGGCGTTGGTTTCATTGCCTTGGCCGGCGTAGCTGCGGAGTTTGGGGTG comes from the Pseudomonas sp. StFLB209 genome and includes:
- a CDS encoding efflux RND transporter permease subunit, with protein sequence MIAKLIRWSVGNRVLVLLATLFLVAWGFVSVRSLPIDALPDLSDVQVIIRTSYPGQAPQIVENQVTYPLTTTMLSVPEAKTVRGFSAFGDSFVYVLFEDGTDLYWARSRVLEYLSQAQSRLPAAAKPVLGPDATGVGWIYQYALVDRNGGHDLSQLRSLQDWFLRYELKTLPDVAEVATIGGMVKQYQVLLDPLRMASLGITQAEVIEAIGKANQETGGGVLEQGEAEFMVRAAGYLGSLDDFRAIPLRLATKGVPVNLGDVATVQIGPEARRGIGELDGLGEAVGGVVILRSGKNAREAIAHVKAKLETLKKGLPAGVELVTVYDRSQLIDRAVENLSHKLVEEFVVVALVCAAFLWHLRSSLVAIVSLPVGILIALIVMRHQGINANIMSLGGIAIAIGAMVDAAVVMIENAHKRVEAWHAQHPGQPLRGEAHWNVMTEAAVEVGPALFFSLMIITLSFIPVFTLQAQEGRLFAPLAFTKTYAMAAAAALSVTLIPVLMGYWIRGPLPAEQRNPLNRGLIRLYRPALEVVLRRPLLTLAGALLILLSSLWPLNHLGGEFLPPLDEGDLLYMPSALPGLSAQKASELLQRTDRLIRTVPEVASVFGKAGRAESATDPAPLEMFETTVRLKPKSEWRPGMTTEKLIEELDRIVRVPGLTNIWIPPIRNRIDMLATGIKSPIGVKVAGSDLNQIDRATLAVERAAKKVPGVTSALAERLTGGRYIDLDIDRHAAARYGLNITDVQAIVAGAIGGETIGETVEGLARYPISVRYPREWRDSVEALRQLPIYTSQGGQLTLGTVARIRIADGPPMLKSENARPSGWVYVDVRGRDLSSVVADLRQVIDTEVKLDPGMSLSYSGQFEYLERANARLAWVVPATLAIIFVLLYLTFGRLGEALLIMGTLPFALTGGVWLLYLLGYNLSVATGVGFIALAGVAAEFGVIMLIYLNNAWAERQASGETTRAALLGAIREGAVQRIRPKAMTVAVIVAGLLPILWSSGTGSEVMSRIAVPVVGGMLTAPLLSLFVIPAAYWLIRRRELTVTTPTPSGENQ